A stretch of DNA from Anopheles ziemanni chromosome 3, idAnoZiCoDA_A2_x.2, whole genome shotgun sequence:
AGTAACCAAATTAAGGTCAGCATGCCCTAGTATCTCATCTAATTGGACCGCTTATGTGAGGTGTTTATGATAAGTGTTGTCGGTGGCGCCAAAGTGGACAGGTAGATAAGATCATAACGGAAATAAACTTAGTCATGCCGCTAATCCATCACGGGGACGCGCGCGCCACACACAATAAATGTCGCCCGTAAAGATATACGGTATGTTAATCCTGCAAAGACAACAACGATGTAGGGCGTGCTGTTGACGGGCACAACACTATTGTTTTGATGCGGAACAGACAACTACCGGGCTCGGAAGTTCACCCATAAATACGCTTGAGCTTGTTTTCGGCATTGAACTTGACCTTTCTTGACCGTTTGGCAATGGTTGCACCATGACCGACGTGCGATGCACCTTACGCTTTTGCCCATGCCCGCACGAAGCGCTTGTTGACCTGGCAGTAAATAAATTTCACGCCACTTGACTCCGCAATCCATTAGTGCAGCCATAACGTGCCGACGATAGTGGTACCGGCCGTTTGTAAAGTGTGGCTAATCAAAATAGACTTTAATCACGCTGTAAATGGTTCGCTTCTGCGGCGGGGATCATCTGGTCCGGCGTGAGCCGGTTATCTGTAGCGGAGGTTTTTAACGTTTCACTCTTAACTCGCTGTGTTCGTAACGAAGCGTGGTTTTTGCGGCCACGATTAGAAATGAGTGGGTAATGATAGATGGAAGCATAAGCAGTGAGATGCGATAGCAAGAAGCATATTTTTAGCATAGAAACACCGTTTGATTGTCGATCGTATCTCTCGCTGTTGCAGCTCGATCCCCAGAGGGAAGGTTTCGACTGGAACGACTATCAGCAGGGCCTTGTACTCGGTGCGTTCTACTGGCTACATTGGATCACGCAAATACCAGGAGGAATACTGGCCCGTCGGTACGGGACGAAACTCGTGTTTGGGGCAAGCAATGTGATCGGATGCTGGTTGTGCTTCCTGATGCCCATCGCCTCCTACTGGGACTATCGGGTACTGGTGATCCTGCGTGTCCTACAAGGTTTGATATGTGTACGTCTCTAGGGTGATTGTTTGGTTTGGAGAGATGTTCTTATACTAACAATGTTATCCTTAGGGTTTGGCATGGCCAGCTATGCACCACATGGCGGGACAGTGGATTCCCCCCAACGAACGCAGCAAGTTCGTTACGGCATACCTGGGTAGCTCGATCGGAGTCGCACTCAACTTCCCACTGTTCGGGTACATCATCTCTTGGTCGTCCTGGGAGTATGTGTATCATTTTTGCGGCGTGTTTGGCACCGTATGGTACGTGGCCTGGCTGTATCTGGTGTACGATTCACCGGCCGAACACCCGCGTATCCATCCCAACGAGCGCAAGTTCATCGAAAGTTCGCTCGGCATCAGTGACCACTCGGCaaaccatcagcagcagaacTCGCGCGATGAACGCACACCCTGGAAGGCGATTCTGCTCTCGAAACCGATGTGGATCACCGTCATTGCCCAGTGGGGAGGCATATGGGGACTGTTTACGCTCATGACGCAGGCCCCAACGTACTTCAACAACGTGCACGGTTGGAACATCGAGATGACCGGACTCCTGTCGGGCATTCCGCACCTCTGTCGGATGCTGTTCGCGTACTGTTTCTCACTCCTCGGCGATCGGTTGCTGAAGCGTGAACTTATGTCCCGGACAGGAGTGCGCAAGATGGGCGGTACGATGTGCTGTGTCGTGAATGGGTTGTTTGTCTTCGCCCTGGCCTACAGTGGATGTAACTCCCTGATGGCAATCATCTTCCTAACGCTCGCTACCGCAGTGCACGGGGCCGTTTCGACTGGTCCGCTCGCAAGCTTAGTCGACATGAGTCCCCGATACGCGGGAATCCTGCTCGGTGTAAGTGGGATGATCACCGTCATCCCAGGATTCATCTCACCGATCATCGTGGGAATGTTGGGCAATGTAAGTTCACACCGTATATGTCAAGTACCTTCGTCCTCCTGTTAATCTACTACTTGTATTCCATCAGCACACCGTTGAGCAATGGCGCATCATCTTTCTCATCTCCTCCGCCATGCTGATTGTATGCGGGCTACTCTACATGGTGTTCGCTGATTCCACACTACAACCCTGGAACTCCTACGACGATACTGCCGACGCCGATTTTGACGAATTAGAAGGACTTAAGGAGGCCACCGGGAACCCCGAGGGTCCGAAAGATCCCGCGTACCGGATGTATCTTGATGTCCCACAGGATAGCAATGGGAAACACGAAGAAGCCGGACATCCTCGGGCTGAGAGGCTAAGCTCGGTCTGAAGACAGTATTA
This window harbors:
- the LOC131285616 gene encoding sialin → MAKEGGISARTTLWYLVFVGFAVNYMIRINTNITIVAMIKQSETEFVGNTKVDYACYVTLNDSEKSEDTSTLNQGLSLLRSRESKIISPEQLLLMFLKLDPQREGFDWNDYQQGLVLGAFYWLHWITQIPGGILARRYGTKLVFGASNVIGCWLCFLMPIASYWDYRVLVILRVLQGLICGLAWPAMHHMAGQWIPPNERSKFVTAYLGSSIGVALNFPLFGYIISWSSWEYVYHFCGVFGTVWYVAWLYLVYDSPAEHPRIHPNERKFIESSLGISDHSANHQQQNSRDERTPWKAILLSKPMWITVIAQWGGIWGLFTLMTQAPTYFNNVHGWNIEMTGLLSGIPHLCRMLFAYCFSLLGDRLLKRELMSRTGVRKMGGTMCCVVNGLFVFALAYSGCNSLMAIIFLTLATAVHGAVSTGPLASLVDMSPRYAGILLGVSGMITVIPGFISPIIVGMLGNHTVEQWRIIFLISSAMLIVCGLLYMVFADSTLQPWNSYDDTADADFDELEGLKEATGNPEGPKDPAYRMYLDVPQDSNGKHEEAGHPRAERLSSV